DNA from Nitrospira sp.:
ACCGGCTTGCCCTTCCACATGGCTTCCGAAACCGTCAGGCCGAATCCTTCCTTGATGGACTTTTGCAACACCACCGTGGCGCTCCGCTGCAACGCGTTGATTTCAAGATCCGCCTCCGGAGGCAGTTGGATGAGATGAATATCGGGATCGCTGCCTGCCGCCTCGCGCAGATCGCTGAGAACCGATTCACCTTCCGGATCGTGGAGTATGCCCGAGCCGGCCAAGACCAGCTGGCAGTCGTGGTGTTTCTTCACCAATCGATAGGACCGGATTGCACCGAGGGGGTCTTTGAACCGGTCGAAACGGGCCACCTGCAACAAGATGGGTTTGGTACGAGGGATGCCGAGCCGATCCATGATCTGCGTGATTTCCGATCGCGCCATGTCTCGATTCTTCGGACTCATGGGATCGATCGACGGATAAATCAGGAACTTCGGAATGGGGAGTCGCTGGGCGAAACCGGAGAGCGAAAAGATGGCCGCATCGTATTTCAGGATGGAGCGGCGCAAGAAGGTCCAGGCGCGCCGTTGAGGTTGCGCCAGATCCAGATGGCAGCGCCAAAGCCAGCAGCCGTCGGTGCGATAGTCCACCATGCCGGCCGGCTGATGATCGTGGACCATCACCATGTCGGCGTCCAGCTTCAGCGCCCGGGCATTGCGTTCGATGATGGTCGAATAGGTCTGGTACATGTCGTCCGTGATCTTTTCATCCCGTCCTTGCAAGGCGTTGAGCATGTGATTGACGACGACGAAATACTCCTGTGTGCCGGCCAGCACTTCCCAGCGGGCCTCGACGCCCAGGTTCACCATCATGGGAACCAGGCGGCGCAACACTTCCGACATGCCGCCTCCGTATCGAACCGCGTTGAGATGGAGGAAACTTTTTCCCTTCACCAAATCACTCAGCCGGTAGAGAAAGTCGACCGTGCCTTTCGGCGACACATCGCGATATTCATCCAATGCCGCATTCATCGGCGGCTCCGTTTCTTCGCCTCAGCTGTGCGTGGACGTTTCAAATGGCGCTCCATTCCATGCTGTAGGTGTTGTCGCGCTGCCGGAGCGGGGGAAGGTGCAACCAATAGGAACCGTAGGGGGCCAACGTCAGGACGTAGAGTTGCTCCCCGATGACGGGAAATCGAGTCGTTCCGAAGAGTTCTTCGGGCAACGTGCCGCGGAACCGCCGGAGATCGAGCTCGACCGCCTGCGGCGATTCGGCGAGATTGTGCACCATCAGCACCGTCTGCTGTTCGTAGGTGCGGAGATACGCCAGAATTTTTTCGTTCGCGGGATTCAGGAACTCCAGCGTCCCGCGCCCGAACACCCGATGTTTCTTGCGGACGGCGATCATCCGACGCATCCAGTTCAGGAGCGAATGCGTCACTTGTTTCTGCGCATCGATATTGACGGACTGATAGCCGTAGACGGCGTCGGCCACAACGGGGAGAAACAATTGCGCGGGATCGGCCTTGGAGAAGCCGGCGTTGCGGTCGGCCGTCCAATGCATCGGGGTGCGCACGCCGTTGCGGTCTCCCAGATGAATATTGTCTCCCATGCCGATCTCGTCGCCGTAATAGATGATCGGGCTCCCCGGCAAGGTGAACACGATGCTGTTGAGCAATTCGATTTTCCGCCGATCATTGTCCAGAAGCGGAGCGAGCCGTCTCGCGATGCCGATGTTCCGGCGCATCTGCGGATCACGGGCATAGGCGTAATACATGTAGTCGCGCTCCTCCCCGGTGCACATCTCCAACGTCAATTCATCGTGATTGCGGAGGAACAGGCACCATTGGCAGGTGGGCGGAATGTCCGGTGTGTGTTTGAACATGTCGATGATCGGCTGGCGGTCTTCGCTCCGGACTCCCATGAACAGGCGGGGCATCAGCGGAAAATGGAACGCCATGTGAAACTCGTCCCCGTCTCCGAAGTAGGGGCGCACGTCGCTCGGCCATTGGTTGGCTTCAGCCAGCAAGACCCGGCCTTTGTAGCGTTGATCGATGCTGCTCCGGATTTCCTTGAGATAGCGATGAGTTTCAGGAAGATTTTCGCAGATCGTGTTTTCCCGCTCGAACAGGTAGGGGACGGCGTCACATCGAAATCCGTCGAGCCCTTGGTCCAACCAGAATTCCATGACCGACGCCATGGCGTTTCGCACGTCGGGATTGTCGTAATTGAGGTCCGGCTGGTGGCTGAAGAAGCGGTGCCAGAAATAGGCTTGGGCTTCGGAATCCCACGTCCAATTGGACTTTTCCGTGTCCACGAAGATGATTCGGGCGCGAGGATATTTCTGATCCGTTTCGCTCCATACGTAGTAGTGCCTTGTCGGCGCCTGCGGTGACGACCGGGCCGCTTGGAACCAGGCGTGCTGATCCGAAGTATGGTTGAGGATGAGATCGACGATCACCCGCATGCCGCGTCGGTGAGCTTCGTCGAGCAACCTCCGAAAATCCTCCGTGGTCCCGTAGGAAGGCGCAATGTTGCGGAAGTCCGCCACGTCATAGCCGTCGTCCCGCAGAGGCGAGGGATAAAACGGCAGCAACCACAGGCAATCGACTCCCAGCCACTCCAGGTAATCCAATTTCTGGATCAGCCCGTTGAAATCTCCGATCCCGTCGTCGTTGCCGTCATAAAAGGCTCGGACGTGCAATTCGTAGAACACGGCGTCCTTGTACCAGAGCGAATCGTGCTGCAACATTGAGAAGCCCTCTAGTCCGCCGAACCGGCGGCAATACACTCATCGCAGGCGGTAATGAGTTTGGATCGCAACCGCTCCAAGTTGCCTTGGTATGGATTGATCCCGCGGATACGATCGGCCAGCGGCAACAGGCCGAGGCTCGAGCGAATCCACGCGGAGAAATCGTTTTCTGCGCGACGAAGACGGAAATGCGCCTCGAACATGTGGAAATAAATCGTGCTGACATCGACATCGGCCACCCTATCCCGAAATTCTTTGAGCGTGCAGGCCTCCAGACCGATCGGTACTTCGAGGATCCTGGAGCGTTTGAAATGAAAAGGTTGGCCGAACACGACCCGTGGAGTGATCGGCGAGCGGGACAGGTGATCGTCGATGACGGAGATGATTTCCTCACGGAGGTCCTCGAGGTCCGGATAGTCGAACGGATCGATCACCGCCAGACGTTCGCCCAACACGTGGTCGCCTATCTGCATCACCACCCATTGCGCAAAATCATTCGGATAGGCCCCTTCAATCAACCCGTGACGGAGAAAATAACTGTGGGTATGGAAATGGATGGAATCTAAGGGAACTTCTTCGATCAGTTCCGCCAATTCCTTTTCGTCATCCGCCTGACGGGCGATGCTTTCCTGAAGTTCGCTGCACCCTATGAAGGCAAATGGAGATTTAGTTGTAGGCGGCACAGTCCGTCACCATTGTCGGTTTTCCATGAGTCTGGTGCGATTTCCGCTTGCCCGTCGGGGACGGCACAACACTCCTCCCCCCTCGCGCGATCGCAGTGCACGAGAATTTTTCCGACATATCTTGATTCCACTATAGCTCGATCAAGAGCATAAACGGACTAGTGAAAGTCCTAGCTGCCCTTGCGGAGGGTCGAGCCGATAGATAGGAGAGGCAATGAGAGCCCGAGTATTTCGAAATCCTTATGTGACTGGTGGGGGAGAAGCTGTGAGTGAGTTGCGACTCCAATGTCCGTATCCGATGCAAGGGCTACGTAACGTGCTGTGCGGCAAGGCGGCGCAGGGCCGCCGGACCGCGAAGACCACAAGCGATGGTCAGCCTCTGTTCCATTGCGAATGCGACGCCGGGCATCGCTTTCACACGGATGACACGGGTCGATATTATTTCGAGTGCGATTGTCGAAGCCGATATGCATATTCGGTACGTCCCACCTCAGAGGGAGGGGCGCTTACGTCAGCCGGCGATTCCGTGGCGTCTGAGACTGATGTGAACCACCCCTCCGTTTCTGCAGGCTCGTCCTGATCCATCCTCCATGTGCTCCATTTTTGAAGCCCTTCGACCATGACCAGTACCGGCAATTGTTCCAGGGCCGGAACTTCATGCATGTTGTTGGGGCACGTTGAGGGATGATCGGTGGACTCGTTCTTCAACCGTAATTCTGTTCACAAACGAGACAACCTCGTGTACCGTGAGAGCGATATGACCTGTCTCATGAGGAAACATCCATCATCCGGGTCTGCCGTAAAGGATCGCGTGCGCTTCGATGGGCCCTGAACGGCGAGTGGCGGCGAATGGATAAAGGGCTCTATCCCTACCTTCTGTTCTGGGGCATCGGTCTGTTGTTTTTTGCGGTCGAGTGGCGTTGTCCGGCCCGTCCGATCGCCTATCGGTCCGTGTTTTGGCGGGATCTGCTCGCGTTGGGGCTCTACAACCTGTCGTTCCTGACGGTCGTGCAGGTGACCGACCGCATTCCGATCCTCGACTATCTTCCCGCAAGCCTGTATAACCTGCCGACGGTCTGCAAGCTCCTGTTGTTCTATCTCGTCGAGGACTTCGGTCTGTATTGGGTGCACCGGCTTATGCATACCAAACCGGTCTGGCGCATTCACCGCTGGCACCATGCTCCGACCTACCTCTACTGGCTGGCCGGGATTCGCGCCACGATTCCCCATATTATCCTGTTCAACCTGACCTACGTCCTGGCTCTCCCCTTGCTCCACGAGGCTTCGTCCTGGGCGTTTCAGGTGATCATGGTAGAGCACATCGTCCGCAACAATTGGATGCATATGAACGTGACGTGGAAATCGAGCTGGTTGGAATGGGTATTCGTGACCCCGCGGTACCACCATATTCATCACAGCACGGATCCGGCCCACCAAACGGCCAACCTGGGTGCTCTGTTGACGATTTGGGATCGCCTGTTCGGGACCTATTATGACCCCGACGAGGTGAAAGGCGAGTTGTCGTTCGGTCTCTCTGAGCGGGTCTCGCCTGCGAGATTGGTGATCGGTCTGTAGCAGGCTGTTGAAAAAGGCCGCCAGCTTTGTTCTCGCAAGACACTGCCGGCTCACCGTCTCGCCGGCGTCCGCACACGTGACGCTCATTATGCTTCGCGTCGCGGACCTCGCTGCGGCCGCGCTGGACGACATTTTTGACCATCCTGTGGGTGCTTCTGATCCTTCACGGATACATAACGGTTTGGTATTTCGAGGCTGTTGAAATGATTGTTCAACAGTCTGATAGGACCGGTTGAGCCGGTTGGAAGGGAAAGGTCGGCTGGGCTACTTGGCGCCGTTGTCGCCGAGGCTCACGAACTGTTTGCGGAACCCGACGACCTTTGCCAGATAGTCGCGGGTCTCCTGGTAGGGGAGGGCGGTGCGGAGGCGATCGTAGAGTGCAGCCGGTTGCATGCCGTTGATCTGCTGCAGGGCGTTGCGCTGATCTTTGGAAAAGGTCTTGAACACGTTCCCGGCGCCGGTGTTGTAGGCCGAGATGACGCAGTATTCCCGAGAGACGAGGTCGGTGACATCGTCCAACTGGGAATATGTCAACACATTGAGGTAGGCCGTGCCCAGCTCGATGTTGTTTTCCGGATCGAAGAGGTAGTCGCGCGTGGGTGCCTTGTCCTCGCCTTTCGCCTTGCGATAGGCGTCGCGCCCGCCGCTGGTGGGGACCAACTGCATCAACCCATAGGCCGGCGCAGAGCTGACGGCAAAGGGATTGAAATTGCTCTCCGTGCGGATGATGGCGAACACGAGACTCGGGCTGATCTGATAGCGTTGCGCAAACTGGCCGACGACCCCGCGGTATTTCTCTGCCTGCTTGTGCGAGAAGTTGGTCACCATCGGGATGTTGACCAGGTGCGCGGTTTTCTGACCGTCGTCCCGCTCGACTTGACGCGTCGTCGGCCCTTTGGCGAGCAGTGATTCGGCAAACTGTTCCGCCTCCGTCGGCGTGCGCACCGGCTTGCCGGCTCGATCCACGACCAGGCCCAACAGATAGGGTTCCTTGTCTCCGGTCAAGGTGATTTCTTTGTCCGAAAAGAGATCGACGCTGCGGGGATCGTTGGGCGTCAGGAGCGTGGTGACGACGGCGTTTTTCAGGCTCGCGCGCGGGTCTTTCTCGTCGAGCGTTTCGATCAGGATGTTCCCGGCATCGAAGTCCACGATGGCCCGGCTGCGATAGTTTTGAGTGTACTTGACGTACTTCTTCTGCTCCGGCACCTTGACCTCTTTCGTCCCCCACTTTTTCCCGACCTCTCCGGTCAAGGCCGCCATGAGCGCCTGGAAGTCGCGTTGAATCGCCCGGAGGTCCCGCAGCAGGGCCTGAGGATCTCGGCCATAGTTCTCGACTCGTTGGCGTGCGATTTCGGCCGGGTCCTTGCCGCCGACGATGTCGAGGACCGTTCTTCCGGTGCTGCTGCCGACGGCCCGTTCGGCGGCGCCGAGCATCTTATCGGTGGTTTCGCAACCGGAGAGGAGCGCGGGAATGGTCAGGCCGAGCAGCAGGGAAGGCCAACGTCTGGAATGCATGGCGCGAGTATACCGAAGGATGGTGAGAGAGGAAAATAAAATCTCTCGATTCGCGCCCTGGTCGGTTGCTCAGGATCGATATCGAACGTGAGGCAGTGGGAGGGCCGCGGAGCCGCAGAAACCGGCCTCTTCCGGCCCTTGACGCCTCGCTTTTGAGGTCGGTAGCATAACAGGCTGGATCGGGTGCGTCCGGCAGGCTGAAAGGCGGAAAACATGGCGGGCAGTTGCAACGGCGTGAGGTGTAGTCACGGTTCAACCGGCTGGCGAATCCCTCGTACCATGGTATTCCTGCTCCTGCTCGCACTGATACCGATGGATGCGTACTCCGCCTCGCCGGAGCAGACGCCCACGGAAGCCGTGCGACGCACCATGAATGAGGTGCTGTACATCCTGACGGAACTGAAGGATGCCAGCCGCTCCGCGCAACGTCAGTGGGAAATCGAACAGGTCGTCCGGCGCACGTTCAACTATCAAGAAATGGCCGAGCGCTCCCTCGGCGAGACCTGGAGTGGCTTGCAAGCCGCCGATCGACGCCAGTACGTCCGGCTCTTCGTACAACTGTTGCGCGATGAGGTGGCCGACAGGCTTCGGGAGTACTCCGCCGCCCAGGTCACCTATCTTTCCGAACAGGGGGATGAAGGAACGATGCTGGTCACGACCGCGCCGGCCGGGCCGGAGGTCGATACGAGGATTGAGTTTCAGGTGGTGCAGCGGTCCGGCCTGTGGCTCATGAACGACCTGGTCATCGACGGGGCCAGTATCGTGGCGAACTACCAGACACAGTTCTCGCGCATTCTCCGCGAGGGGTCCTTTTCTGAACTGATGGAACGCATGAGGCAAAAGGCGCCCATCGCGGCGCTGTTTCACGACGCTGTCTCCTGATCGGGGCGCAGCCGTCTTCTCTTGATTCCAACCCCGTTCCTTCTCCTCCCGTACGATCAAGCCGGTTCGTTGCGCCGCACCAGGCAGTTTCAACGAAGCAGCCGAACTGTCTGCTGCAAGCGGAGTCGTCGGCTGGGTCGGAGTCGGATTTATGCTGAGGCGCGGAATTCCACGAGGCCATACTGGTGGGCCCGAATCAGGAGCTTCTGGCGGTTGGTGACGCCGAGTTTGTCGAAGATGTTGGTGAGGTGATGGCGCACGGTCACGTTGGAAATGCTCAAACGATCGGCAATGGTTTTATTCGACAGTCCCTGTCCGACCAAGACGATGATCTCGCGTTCACGTTCGGTCACGGTGTCGAGGCCTGTCGGTATCGTTGGTCGCGGACTGTCGCCGCCGGTCGGTCCGCTTACCTCCAGGTGGTTTGTTTCGTTGCGTTCATACGACAGCGTCTCGATCGGGAGCCGACTGACGTGGTCGATGGTAGCGAGCAGGACCGCCGCCGGTTGAACATTCAGCACGATGCCGTCTATCCCGGATGACAAGGCTTGCAAGGTGCGCTGTTTGTCTTCAATGCCGCTCAACACAATGACCCTCGTCGTCGGGACGGACGTCTTGATCCTTCGAACCAGGTTCATGAGATCGATCTCGGGCTCCATTTCGATGACGAGCACGTGAGGTTTCTCTCGTACGACGAGGTCCTCCGCCTCCAACGTGCTGGTCGCTTCTCCAATGAGCAGGATGTGCTGTTGCG
Protein-coding regions in this window:
- a CDS encoding Fatty acid hydroxylase family (carotene hydroxylase/sterol desaturase); this translates as MDKGLYPYLLFWGIGLLFFAVEWRCPARPIAYRSVFWRDLLALGLYNLSFLTVVQVTDRIPILDYLPASLYNLPTVCKLLLFYLVEDFGLYWVHRLMHTKPVWRIHRWHHAPTYLYWLAGIRATIPHIILFNLTYVLALPLLHEASSWAFQVIMVEHIVRNNWMHMNVTWKSSWLEWVFVTPRYHHIHHSTDPAHQTANLGALLTIWDRLFGTYYDPDEVKGELSFGLSERVSPARLVIGL
- a CDS encoding alpha,alpha-trehalose synthase, with the protein product MNAALDEYRDVSPKGTVDFLYRLSDLVKGKSFLHLNAVRYGGGMSEVLRRLVPMMVNLGVEARWEVLAGTQEYFVVVNHMLNALQGRDEKITDDMYQTYSTIIERNARALKLDADMVMVHDHQPAGMVDYRTDGCWLWRCHLDLAQPQRRAWTFLRRSILKYDAAIFSLSGFAQRLPIPKFLIYPSIDPMSPKNRDMARSEITQIMDRLGIPRTKPILLQVARFDRFKDPLGAIRSYRLVKKHHDCQLVLAGSGILHDPEGESVLSDLREAAGSDPDIHLIQLPPEADLEINALQRSATVVLQKSIKEGFGLTVSEAMWKGKPVVGSTAGGIAAQIIDGVTGYVVHSVEGAGFRIRHLLNNPGLMNRMGAMAREHVRRNFLITRQLSDYLTLLKVLTKS
- a CDS encoding Trehalose synthase, with the translated sequence MLQHDSLWYKDAVFYELHVRAFYDGNDDGIGDFNGLIQKLDYLEWLGVDCLWLLPFYPSPLRDDGYDVADFRNIAPSYGTTEDFRRLLDEAHRRGMRVIVDLILNHTSDQHAWFQAARSSPQAPTRHYYVWSETDQKYPRARIIFVDTEKSNWTWDSEAQAYFWHRFFSHQPDLNYDNPDVRNAMASVMEFWLDQGLDGFRCDAVPYLFERENTICENLPETHRYLKEIRSSIDQRYKGRVLLAEANQWPSDVRPYFGDGDEFHMAFHFPLMPRLFMGVRSEDRQPIIDMFKHTPDIPPTCQWCLFLRNHDELTLEMCTGEERDYMYYAYARDPQMRRNIGIARRLAPLLDNDRRKIELLNSIVFTLPGSPIIYYGDEIGMGDNIHLGDRNGVRTPMHWTADRNAGFSKADPAQLFLPVVADAVYGYQSVNIDAQKQVTHSLLNWMRRMIAVRKKHRVFGRGTLEFLNPANEKILAYLRTYEQQTVLMVHNLAESPQAVELDLRRFRGTLPEELFGTTRFPVIGEQLYVLTLAPYGSYWLHLPPLRQRDNTYSMEWSAI
- a CDS encoding Membrane-bound lytic murein transglycosylase C, encoding MHSRRWPSLLLGLTIPALLSGCETTDKMLGAAERAVGSSTGRTVLDIVGGKDPAEIARQRVENYGRDPQALLRDLRAIQRDFQALMAALTGEVGKKWGTKEVKVPEQKKYVKYTQNYRSRAIVDFDAGNILIETLDEKDPRASLKNAVVTTLLTPNDPRSVDLFSDKEITLTGDKEPYLLGLVVDRAGKPVRTPTEAEQFAESLLAKGPTTRQVERDDGQKTAHLVNIPMVTNFSHKQAEKYRGVVGQFAQRYQISPSLVFAIIRTESNFNPFAVSSAPAYGLMQLVPTSGGRDAYRKAKGEDKAPTRDYLFDPENNIELGTAYLNVLTYSQLDDVTDLVSREYCVISAYNTGAGNVFKTFSKDQRNALQQINGMQPAALYDRLRTALPYQETRDYLAKVVGFRKQFVSLGDNGAK